TTAAAATAAGTTTGTGTGACACCAGCCTCTTCATTCGTGACTTTTCCTAAGTTCATTTTACATGGTCTCTTTCCACCCCTACAGTTTCACATGGTTCCTTTTCCTAGAGTAACATCACATGCCACTGAGTGCTTCTTTCTTACATGGTCTCTtctgacacaaaaaattctaggTACAAACAGAATAAGTTGGAATCGTAAATGAACGATGTCATCGCCAGACCATATATCAATCTTTCACCCACTAAATCTAGGACCTTtagaagatgagaaaaaaaCCGAGTTTCATGCCAACCTCTCTGGTCGTGAATCCATGTCGCCGAAGACCCTCGAGATTTAAACCTCGAAGTTCAGCTCTTTCTCCAGTCACCATCATGTATTTGGGTACATCTTGTGAAATCTGTGGACACAGAAGCAAATTTTGATGATGAGGTTTATACAGCACAATATACAAGTGTATTTACATGAACAACATATAAAAAATAGGAAACAGTTCATAGCTCTGTTCTCGTGCTTTGAGGGCAATACCATATAAAGCATTTCATACGACATACCGCAGAACCACCACCGATGAAAGCAAACGAGCCGACATGACAGAACTGATGAATTACTATGGCGCCTGCAGTATGAACATAGTCCTACATTTGCAATGCTTCATTAACTTCAGGATGGACGTTGCAGTCAAGAGATAATATAGATGATGATGAAAAGTTACTCAAAGTTTGTGAAAAGAAAAGCTTGTAACTTACTTCTATTATTACATGGCCCGCCAGAAGAGTGTTATTTGCAAAGATGTTATTGTTCCCAATTTTGCAATCATGTGCAATGTGACAAGACCCCATGATGAGATTGTTATCACCAATTACCTAGTAAAAATGTAAGTAAGGGTACGGGGTAAGCATCTAAGGTTCCATATGATGCAATGCAAGTTTTTAGCAAGAGTACTACAGTTCTATCACTTGACTTTGAAGATCGGTGGATGGAGGCATATTCTCTGATCTCATTGTTGTCCCCGATTTGAAGGAAACATTCATCCCCTGTCTAAAGTCATACCAAAAGAAGGATAATGTCAAACAATTAGCAAAATGATATTAGGAATCACAGAATTAATCTTCACATTTGGGCCATGGCAACAGAACATTGGCTTCCACTACTAACAACTAACAAGATGTTGAtgaagccaaaaaagaaaagaagaaaaaactccaTTAAGTCATACTGGTCCAGCTAGCGTTTCAAGCTTGGATGCCAACAAGCCAATCTTATGATAATTACTTCAATCAGATGCCAAATGTGAAACCTAAGGCATGCAAAACAATAAGCATTCTTCACACTGACAAGAACAATAACATGGGATTAGTATGTCCCGATCAAATGTTTATTCCCGTGCAATTTTCAGTTGAGTGCTCCATTTCATTTACTCTTGTGAAGAGAAACTTATCCCAAACCAAATTCTTCGATAAACTGGGTCTCTATTTTTTTACTGCCACAGGACATAGATCAAAGGAAATGAAAACCTGGAAACAGCTAGCTTGCTCAAAGTTTGAACCTATAAGTGGCACTTTGATGTAAAAGAAACTGAGACAATTGTCAACAGCTAATTATACATATACTGCAAAAGTAACTGAATTGGATACTTCTATGGAAGATTATTAGTAGAACTACCAGGTCACAACCTTGATATACTACCTGATACATGCCGTAAGACACACAAGAACTATGACTATGTCACGATATGGCCAATATGCTATCTGTCACATGAGAAACTGCAATTACCTCATACTTCAAGTCTTGGCATTTCACACCAACCACAGCATGATAACCAATTGTGTTATTGCACCCAATCACTGTTTGCCCCGGAAGATCATCGCCAACCACGGCACCACTGCCTGACACAAATTCAGAATTTTTATGTAACTAGGAGAGTGCATTTTGCATAACTCACACATAAGCAACGCCCTATGGTAGTTACAACTCACGTTAAGAGCGCACAATGCTCGCCCAAGACTGTGTCTCCGAAAACATGGCTTCCTGGGTACAACCGACACCGATTGCCAAGCTTAACAGAAGCCCCAACGGTGCAAAAAGGACCGATCGAAACACCCTGAAATATCATGACATGGCTATGATCAGAACGAGAACTGCCCTCTCCAGGAACAGGGGTTTCATAAAGACGACTTGCTCAAACAAATTGGCATCACAGAATGACATGTGCCTGACAAAATGGTTCCACACAGTCTCAACCCAGAAGCCAACTTCTATACGAGAAATATCCTTTTCCTATTGTTTTCCTCCCAAGCTAATACCCCCCAAGATGATCACACAATACAAGCCAAAAGGCCATGTTCTTTAGAAGCATTAAGTACCTGACCAATAACGGCGTTTGGGTGGACGACCGCAGCTGGGTGAATGGAGCATGGATTTGTCTCCAGTGTAGGTTCTGCGAATTTGTGCTCTGAAGCTGAAACACCTGCATAATATAACCAAAGCTTCCACAAGTATGAGGAGCTATTCAAATTAATGAGCTCGCAAGTACAAAGCAGGAGAGAGGAACGAGAGAGATACGCGAGACGGTTCTGGAGAAGCGATGAAGGGACGAAACAGCCCTGCGCACCCTGAGGAGTGGACTCATGGCTCTGGAGCTCGGTGTCAGCGACAGAGAGATTCTTGAGTTGAATCGAGTTGAAATTTCAAACTCTGCTTCGGACCAATGCACGGACACACGACGTTTGAGTGGGTTACGCTTGTAACAGGGTGAAATTAGACCTATGGACCTAATGGCCCGCCGTAGTGGGAGCGGGTTCGGGTGACTTTCCTGAACCCCATCGTTCTACTGTGGATGGGGCCAATCGCGGCTGGTGATGATGGTGAAAGACCAAATAACGGTGGCCAGATCGGTGATAGAGGCAGCCCATGAGTGGTTCTTCGACCGACAAACggaaaaaattacttcttttgTGTTTCGAGTTGCCGAGATTAGGCCCCGATCATTGTACCCTTATCTCAGGATTCGGACACTATGTACTTTGTCAACTTTTGTTGTGGATTGATTCTGGGCACAAGTTATTGAAAGGATTCATTTTGCTGCTGAgttcaaaatcttttctttgaGTAGAAGTGGAACCTCGGATGTTGTACTTTCTCCAACAATTTACAGTGCTCTCGCTTTAGCTCCGTATCTTTTTTACTACATCAATTCAAGCCCTCAAAAATTCAGTCATTAGATACCTCAATTCATTGAACCATTGTGTAAATGTCATTCCggtgaaaaattaacaaatgaaaCGATATAAGCTACCAATTCTACTCTAATGTACACagcttcaagaaaatgacaaagccTCCTGCTCAGCAAGAAGCTTCCTGAATTTTGCTTGGATTGTCACATGGTATGCTACGCACAACCCAGTCATGTGAGCCTCTTCTTCCAGTCACTGCACATGCAATGCAAGAAAAGATCCCGGCACATCACGGAAGTCTCGAAAAAGAAGCTCTCGAGCTGATTCTGCAGTAGTCCGTCACCAACATTGTTCCTGCCAAGCAACTACATCGTAAGTCATCGTACACTGCCGCTGTCTGAAAAAGATCTTCCTAGAGCATGTTGAGAAGTAGGCATCAAGTTTGAGTGGCCTATTTCCTCAGAATATACGCCAGATAAAGCTCCTACAATAGTGCTAGAAATGCAATCGCATTCCAGATTAGACAGTGAAGAAAGAACTCGAGCTGCAAGTACTTGGAGCGTCACGGCATAGGCATCTGCTCACCCATTCTGCAGCTTCTTGAATTAACACTGATAAGTAGTGCTTCTTACAAGAGTTTCCACCTCAATAATCCCTTGTCAGTTTGCATTCCAGTTGCAAAGGTAGTCGAAGAAAAGTTCCCCGTATTCCATCCGCCTCTTGGTCTGCCAGACCCCAGATATGATATTCTACAATTGCTCTGAAAATGAGGACTTTCGCTTCCATTTATCAGATTGAATGCTTAGTACCTCGGTTCCAACACCCATATCTGAAGCACTGTTATATTAGTGTTGCCATCAGTTACCATCCACATGCTGATGTGCATGCTCCACTCATATTTTGATATAATGAGCATGTATCGCTGCTTCTCTGTTTAGTTCAAGGCAATATCACTCTCTAACATACGTAGTACCTAAAGGAAAGGCAAAGAGGCAATGAGCAGGTGAATATTTCGAAAGTGGAAAGAGAGCTATATGCCTAGAAGTCCTAAGGAAACATGCGCAGAAACTTGCAAAAAAGTTCATTCGAACGTGCATGTGTCAAGAAATATGCATCATGTAATTAGGTACAGGTGCATGTTCTTTTACAGCAAACAATGGACATTCCATTAGTGCTTTACTATTGCTTCCAAAGAGATTGGAGAAAACTAAGTTCTAGCAGTAAATTCACAAACAGTTTTGGAAACAAGTTAAGATGTACACAACCTGAGACATGCGAGGCCTCAATTGAGGATCCCGCCGGATGCACAATGAAGCACACCGCAGCATTCGAAGAACCTCCTGCTCTGAGTAGCAATTTTTCAAACTCGGGTCAATCAATTCACCGATTGAACGTCTTTCTAGTAATGGCCGTGCCTGCACCAAAACTGAACAATGAGTAAAATCGCCCACACATATTTGATGATGAAATCATTTCTTTGGAAGAACGTTTCCAAACCATACCCATTCAGTGAGGCATTGCTGACCCCTGGGACGTTTTATATCCATTGCCTTTCGTCCCGTAACAAGCTCTACGAGTACCACACCGAATGAATATACATCAGCTTTTTCAGTGATTTGACCACTTTGAGCGTATTCTGGAGCCAAGTACCTGAATAATGGCAGCTCATCCTCGTTAGATTTTGATTATGGTGAGTAATGTTAAACGAAGCTCAAGAGAGAACATGAAAGTACCCGAATGTTCCTATCACTCTTGTTTCTACTCCCATGTCTCCATCCGGTTGCCATCTCGCAAGTCCAAAATCTCCAACCTAACATCCAGCGATGAAAATCACCTCTAAGATATGCGGCCAAAGCAGTTGGAGATAATATGGAATGAATGACGTTAAGCAGATGAAGCCAGAAGTGTTAATTGACTGAATTGGGCAGAGACAAATAAGATTAATAACCATACGAAGGACTATCAACTATATACAGTTCAGCATGTCATACCAATGGTTCAAAATCATGCGTGAGAAGAATATTGTTAGGCCGCATATCACGGTGTACAATGCAACCCACTCGACATTCTTCATGAAGGTATCTCAATCCTCGAGCTGCTCCAACTGCAATTTTTTGCCGTGCGCACCATGATAAAGAGCCCCGATCATgtcctggaaaaaaaaaaaaggaaaaagaaaaactactaAGTTAAGGACATGACTGTGGATCCAATATCAACCCAATATCAACTTTTCACATTTCATATTTTACAGATGTTTTATATTTGGTGAGTAGCCACCATTATCTCTCTATTCTTCATCCTATTGCAAATTTCAAATGACACATCAGTGACAGAAGAACACCTTTAAGATGTGAATCCAGAGAGCCATTGCAAATATATTCATAAACCAGCAGTCTTCTTCCATCCTCAACACAGAACCCAATCAACGTGACGAGATTGCGATGCTGGGCACAGCTCAAAACCTCGACTTCTGCACAAAATTCTACATCACCCTGTGAACTTGCTGACTTGTGCTGTTTCACGGCAACGACCTGGCCATCGGGCAAAACCCCTCGATGGACAGAACCATATCCACCTTCAGCCAAAAAATTTGCTTGAGAAAATGCACCAGTAGCAAGTTCCAGCTCAGCGTAAGAGAACCACCTTGGGGGATTCCCAAAAACAGGTGCTTTGTGTCGACACACTGAGCATAGCGGAGGAGGACTAGGAGGTGCATTTCTGGACAATGAAATTGCTTCCCTAACGCTTCTGCCTAAGTCCATGTCAAGCTTAAAATTTATTCCACTATCAGGGTCTCTATCCAAATTAGAaatttgatccatcaaagatCCATAGTTGCAAAAGAAAGCTTTGTTGTCAGGCTTTGGTGATTCATCCTCCAAAGTCTCGAAAGTATGTCCCGCCCATGATATGGCAGGTGGACCCAGCTTTTCACTGTCTACATCGGAGTCAGAATATTCAAAATTCAGTTTCACTTCAGTTTTACCTATATACTCATTCTGTAGTTTTCTGTGAACTTCGGAGAGGAGAAATGGAGAGTTCCCTTGATCTGAACTTGATAAAGATGAAGTTCCAACATCGGTTGTGGCCGACGGTGACTCGTGGTCTGGACTACTTGCAGGAGTCACAAGAGGCCCTCTGATCATACTTTCAAATTCAAGACTAGCATCCATATGAGATACATCGATGTCGACCATTGATGAAGTTGATATTTCTGGGTCAAGTGCTGGTGATCCAATCAAATTCAGACGCAAGACCTTTGCTTTAGATCGGTCCATGACCACAAAATTGCACTGCAGTTCATCCATGCAGACCCGTTTCTCGTGTTTCAGCCGCCTGTCATACAATTGCAACAGACCACTTCATCAAACAAGTCGAGGGAAAATGGGTTTTAGAAGAgtgattaggaaaaaaaaaaaacgcagtTTTGCCATCAACAGCTATGCATCAGTTCCTTAATTGACCACATGACACAATATGTAACCATTACTTATCCAATATAACCCAGTTTGAATGTACTCTTTTGGCTTCAGCGGCAACCACTCCAATTGGCATGCTGGAAACAATTTTCAGCCGAACCTTGACCTGTCAAGAAGAGCAACAAGATTGAATAAATGGAATCCAAAGGTTGAATAGACAGATGCAAAGAGCAGGAGATAAATGTACCAACCTTATCTGGGTCATAGAAATCGTCGAGTCCATACATCATTTGAGAGCAAGAATTTGCAATGTCGTCCTTCTCATCCAAACTGATCTCTGAGATAGACCGGTGATGACCGGTGGTGCAGTCACTTGCAAACTTTGAAAACATCCACATCTTTTTGCCTGGCAAATGAAATTAACACCGATACGTCAGTCATTTCCAATCATTGCAGTGCTACAGAACTGAAACCTCAGGCCAAAAGAGTGAACAAAAAACTAGAGATCAATCGAAGAGGAGTTGGCAACTGCAAATTGAGTTTCTTTAAAAAGTTTGGCCTTCGCAAGACAACGATTTGATTGTGCTCTTCCTCAAACACCTCTTGTCGAAGAGAAACTTAAAAGAGACTGCATCGTTGTGAAAAACCGATAGATCTCTACAGACAATCGAACTTGGTATAACGCTTCATGGAAGGCAAAGATCATTTCTTTTTGACGAAGATCAGATTCTTACACTAGTTGCCCAACTCAGCAGCAAAGAAAACAGGGGAATACACAGCAAGCAGACATGGGAACAGGAATCATGTGAAATCCCATGAACCAAATCACAGGTCCACATCTCTTCCACGTACTTTATGAGGAGAAAAAATCCCTTCTTACTTCAACATAGGAGGAaacgaattgaaaaaaaaaaacatttaaggaagaacgaaagagaagaaaaaggaatctGAGTTTACTTGAGGAGTGAGGAATGACCACCAACAGTTTGATGAAATCCCCAGGTTGAGCAACATGAGTCAAAGTCCACACCAATGCAGCTCTTGGTATTTCCCTTGAGGCTTTCACAGCAACAACCACCACCTTCCCATCCCCAACTCCATCTGAAGAGCCCTTCTCTTTCATGCTCAACTCTCCAAAAGGATCTCAATTATTACTGAGCACAACGATTATTATTGCTCGCCAGCACCTATACCAAAAACCCATCTCAAGTCTTCTTTGGTCCAGCTTTTAAGCGACACCAAAAAGATCGAATCATCACTGTAACAACACGGTGATGGACCCCATGACGATGGCTTTTCTCGGCTAAACCCAAATGGAAAgctgaaagagagaaaaagcttgaaGAGGACGGGCACTTCAAGACACCTTCCTTTTCATCTATATCAATCTGATCACCCGTTCCCCCCTTTTATTTTCCCATCTCTCCTTTCACAAAGTACATGTGATGCGAGAcaacatgctctctctctctctctctctctctctctctctctctctcaaaccgggtcCAACATTTTTCTCTCGTAAGATCACACTTTACGGTCTCAGGTAAAGCAAAGCAAAGCGAAAGAAGCCAAAGCTAAGGGCAAAATCTTCGTTTTGAAGCTGTTCACTTTGGCACAGTCCTGCGCATTAGATTAGATCCTGATAGATTAAGGCCGAAATAGAAAGACCCAAAtgaacaaatcaagaaaaagaaaacaacccCCTCCGTTCCAATCACGAATAACGACACCCGCGGATCCCCAAAAACCAAATGCGGACAgacaaaaagggaagaagaaaggagaaagtaGAAAAAGGCATATGAACAATTGGAGCCAGATGGGGAAACGCCCATTTAATTAATCAGATAAAAATGTGAACTTTAATTCGTCTGCAAATGTCTAGAAATCGGTCTTCGTTGTTGGAGGACCATGCTCAATAATCTTCGATTATGTCAAGTGGGGACAATCGAATTCTGGGTGTGAGAAACCGCTTGTCGTACTTCATTGTCTTATCCGACAttttattatcatcatcatcgtgGAGGACCTTAAGCAGTGTTCATTGGCCAATGAAACTTTGCCTGCCATGTGTCTTTTTTCTTGCGCCTGTTTGATGTCCACTGTTTTGTAAGGATAAAGCTAGTGCTTTTTTAACCCTCTATGCCGATCATAAAACGAACACGATATGCATTTCTAACCAACCTTTATCTTTGCGTGTAATGATAATTTCTCATTTAcgataattttatttcattaccCATCACTGTCACATGATATATCCGATACTTAGAAAAGTGAAATCAAATATAAGCGATTTGATTAAGTATTGTAAATTGCAATATGAAATcattagaaaatgcaaaaagtaaAGCACAAAATCAGTTAAGACACTCACCGCTTGTTCCCAAGTCAATCGCATTGgttgaaaaatgaaacaaagaatTCGAACAAGCTTATACATCTTCAATCAATTACTGTAGGCaatgactgattttttttttttcctatgtctGGCTACTCGAGAACGTTGCAGAACACTATTCACCAAATTACCCTCTCTTAATAGGAGAGTTCACCTTTCTTACCGTATTGAATTTGCCCCGAAAATGAACAATTCTCGCTACTCATCATCTTCCCATCGATAACACATTTATATGAGCACAACCCTTTTCGAGTTTCGGATTTTGACCGCCTATTCTCTCGTTGCGTTCTGATCTAACCAGCATGGCCGATTCAATATTCACTATCTCCTGAACAGATTTCTATTGCTTTGACCGTTGGCATCACGTGTCGGAACGACTTTTTCTCGACAACGATGAACACTCATATTCTTTTGATGTTCAAGGAGCATGCATAGGGTGCCCTAGACCAACCTGCTTCCTCGAATTTAAGAAGCGATGGGGGTCCTTTGATGTAGAACGCTTAACAGCCAGCCCGATTGAATCAATCAACGAAACGGCAGGGGAACATATCGTTGTCATTTTCAAAGGGATGCAACAGAGTGGGCCTCGGGGACATTATTCTGAGTTCGCCTGTGATTCCAATCTTATAGCTGGAAAGTAGGAAAGCTACAAAAACACTAGTATCCTATACATTCataggatatatatatatatgatgtcTAGACATtaatataataatttattacTAAAGTCTGAATATCTGTTGATCCGAATAACAAACGCTTTGACTTCGGCACATCACGATAGTGAATTAAGGGTTTTTTAGGAGGGGTCTTCTGTATTGGAGCCTGTCTGTCATCTTTACGTATCTCATCCTTTCGCTTCGAGGGAAACGTacacaaaaaattatgaacCTACCGTATTTacgccaatttagttataaacaattcaattaaaattaatttaatcttaaatattttttacattttaccaACCTAATTCATTAAACCAATTTTGGCCTTAAATTACCGACGTGAACGCCCACTAGCCTACTTTGCACAATTGATGTTAACGtggtcatttttttcaaaatttttcaataaatttttattttttttccttccctttgttttttACCAGTGGACGGATGCCCACCATCGGCCACATGCCCCGGCTAGCCTATGCTGGCCTCAATCGAGCAAGGGCGAGGGCTTCCCTCACCGGATCCGGAGAGGCTAACCGTCATCCGGGCTAGGCTAACCTAGCCGGGCGTCATCCTAGGTGATGGTTGGCCTTACCTGGGCGAGGGACGGCCTAGCCGGATCTAGCCAAGGTGGCCCTTGCCCTGGCGAGGTCTAATTTGGGCAAGGGTCAGCCTTGCTAGACCTAGGCAAGGGGAGCCCTCGTTGACCATAGCCTATGGCCAGTGGTTGGTGGCTGCTTACTGGTAAAAAGagaatggaaagaaaagaaaggaaaaaaagaaaataaaataaaatattatcaaaaaattataaaaaaatatgcacGTTAGCATCGACTATATCACATAAGACCGCCGACTTTCACGTCAACTATTTCTGGCCTATATTGTCTAGATGGACTTGATTTGCAAAATGTAAATATGTTTATGGCTAAATTAGTTtagttgaaaaatttaagaccgaattgacatctataaattaggtttagaaccttttttttttttcacttttttcccaGCTCAACGTAACTAGATCACTTCAAATCTCTATCCGAATTCGCCGTCCATCTTTATTTACAATCGATAGTCCTATTTCttcgtgacaaaaaaaaaaaatgaagtgcaattcctaaaatttttcattagaAGAGTTGAATTTCCCAGTCCGACAAGTCCCATCACCACCCTCGTGCTTTGGCTGTAAGATGTTAGGAACAATAGGGCATTAATTAGTTACAAGCCTCTCCATTAAGAAATGGATCGACCAAAACATTGATTTGACTGCACAATCTTAATGGCCAGCCCACCTCCACCTAATTTATGATCGTCCGTTGCTTCCGCCTCTATCATCATTGTCATATATGTAAGGTTGCCactattcctttcttttttctctattcGGTTCCATCAAGTGTTATTCGTTTTACAATTTCGGGCACCATCTTAATTAACCGGCTATTCGGAGGAATATCCGTGACCCTTAGCTTAGATTCGAGTTCTTTATGATAAGAATCGAACCCGCAATCACCGATTTCTAGATCGAAAGAACGGAGACGTCCTTGTTACCGGGTCGCTCCCGATTAGGTCATACGGCGGTTTTTTTAAGATGTAGAATATTAGCTGGGAAGCAACTAACAGCGACTGCATCATGAAAAGGAAACcctagttgtttttttttttttttttgcttgtatgATTCCTTTTGGCTGGGCCATGTAAAAGACTAATTGAGAGCtagcttttccttctttctataATTTCCGGGTGGCCCGAAGCTGAAAGTTTCAAAGCATTAGGCAAAGTTTTAGGTGAGTGATGGGCGGAAGCAGAAAGGACATAAAGTCCAAGAAAGTCTTCTTTCATCCAAATGTCCGAGAAGAGGGACGGGTAGATGCTCCTGTGCTCCTTCAAAGATTCCAATTTTCCTTGCACGAGCACCCCGAGTTGACTCACCTGGTTTATGAATAATTGGCTATCGTTTTTCCCTTATCGTTTATCTAATGTAGAGTAATCGCAACTTGATATTACCGTTCGAGAGAGCAAGACTCGTGTCCTCACGCTTAATGTGAGATGTCGTGCGCACAGTCATTACATCAAATGCGATGCATCGTCCTTCCGCGATGACCTATGATGAAAACAACGATGTCAACCGGCCAtctgagtttttcttttttagttggTCGGTTAAAGATTGGCCAAAGGAAATGAAGAAAGCAGCACACTACACCTCATTTAAGTGACAGATCGAATATGGCCATTTCGAGCGTCGATCATTACCTTTTTTGCTCATGGGATCTCTCTTTCAACTTTAGTTATTTAGCACGGCGCACAAACttattcttccttttcctttcttgtgaCTATATCGAATTCATTTGAAGTGATGTTCACTGTGTTGTATCTTTTCTAATATCTTTCTATGGCGTTCGAAGTTCGGCATGGATATAACGTCACACATGAAAAACCACTACGCTTAGAACAATAAACGTGTCGAAACACGGGGCTCTTGCCGGACGGAAACATTCATTTATCGTCTcaacaatttttataaaaaaaatttattttttaaaaacgttgAAGGGAaaattggaataaaaaaatgagCTCCTTTGAGCTGAAAACGCACAGACCCTTTTGTGCACATTTGCAcggccaaaaggaaaaggagagagttTGGTGCACACCTTCGCAATCATGCATGGAATACAGATAAGGATAAAAAGCTGGCAATGCACGAAAGAAACGGAGGCAAAGGCGGGTCATGGCTTGAAGGCCGCAGAAGAGAAGCGTGCACGTGAAAGCAATGCAAGAAAAAGGACACTTTGCCTAAAGCAAGAACAAGACGATGATGGTGATTCACCTTCTTCGACCTCATTTGCGCATTTTTTATGGAAGAATAGAGAGATTGCTTGACCCGTGTCTCGATTATCCGCCTAAAGTCGGCGCGAATTCCGTCGTTCGCAAACCTCTTGAACAGTAAGATCGGTTCGCTTTTTCTGCCGGCGGGCTGGGAAAAAGAGAGCAAGAATCATAGGATTCCGTTTTGTGAAAAAGCaagatttggagagagagagagagagagagagagagagagagagagataagccCACTGGACTCTTCAAGCCAAGCCCACTGGACTCTTCATGGCCGAAAATGGCGAACTGGGCTTGAGCCCACATCGAGGACCCTACCGGTAATTGTGCCCGCTCCTTGAGGTCAAAGTGGTCACTGGATTAATTTGTCTGAAGCGATCTTACTTTCAGTCTTCAGGAAGCTGTTTCGTCATCAACGTTCGACTCTGCCAAGCTTGAATGGGAGGCAGCGATTCCGATTCGAACGTTGTCCTCCCGAGGTTGAAGAGGGAAGACTGCGGACGAACCAAACACGACTCTGCGTTCTCCACTTGGAAGGTATCGATTTTTCTACATTCCCCCGAAACGAAATTTATCTTCATAAACCATCAATTCCTGAAAATGGGTTTTGCTTCATGATCGTTTTTGTTTCCGAGCATTTCGATTCCAAGCTGTTGAATTTTTATGATGGAGGAAGGGTTTGATCGAAGCACTCTTGGTGAGGCTAATGTTTACTTTGAAATTCGACTCTTTGGCATTTTATGGAGGTCGAATTGGGAGGAGGAGATTCGTAAGGGTCGGCTTCTTGTGTTGTGATGAATGGATCTTGAATTCTTGATATCGTGGTGCGACTTTTCGTCCTTAGGTGCTCGTAGGACCTACTGATTGGGAAGATTATTCATCGGGGAAGGAAGGTGCCACCAGGTACAGGGTCCATAATCTCCCGAGAAGTCCGGGGCCGGGGATATATGAGCTCGGCGTGGCTGCTTCTCACGCCAAGTCGGGGCGTGAGGTCGCCAAGCTCGATCCACGACTCGTAGTTGTGGTTTACCTTGGGAAGGCGGACTGTGTCAGGACCAGACTCCAGCAGTACGGTCGGTCCGGTGCTCACTTGGGCAGGTGCTCGCCAGCTGCTTGTGAAATTGACTGCAAGACATGCTCTCCCACCAGACAGCTTGGATTGTTTGAGGAAGTGTTGTCA
This genomic interval from Rhodamnia argentea isolate NSW1041297 chromosome 4, ASM2092103v1, whole genome shotgun sequence contains the following:
- the LOC115740616 gene encoding inactive protein kinase SELMODRAFT_444075-like, with protein sequence MKEKGSSDGVGDGKVVVVAVKASREIPRAALVWTLTHVAQPGDFIKLLVVIPHSSSKKMWMFSKFASDCTTGHHRSISEISLDEKDDIANSCSQMMYGLDDFYDPDKVKVRLKIVSSMPIGVVAAEAKRVHSNWVILDKRLKHEKRVCMDELQCNFVVMDRSKAKVLRLNLIGSPALDPEISTSSMVDIDVSHMDASLEFESMIRGPLVTPASSPDHESPSATTDVGTSSLSSSDQGNSPFLLSEVHRKLQNEYIGKTEVKLNFEYSDSDVDSEKLGPPAISWAGHTFETLEDESPKPDNKAFFCNYGSLMDQISNLDRDPDSGINFKLDMDLGRSVREAISLSRNAPPSPPPLCSVCRHKAPVFGNPPRWFSYAELELATGAFSQANFLAEGGYGSVHRGVLPDGQVVAVKQHKSASSQGDVEFCAEVEVLSCAQHRNLVTLIGFCVEDGRRLLVYEYICNGSLDSHLKGHDRGSLSWCARQKIAVGAARGLRYLHEECRVGCIVHRDMRPNNILLTHDFEPLVGDFGLARWQPDGDMGVETRVIGTFGYLAPEYAQSGQITEKADVYSFGVVLVELVTGRKAMDIKRPRGQQCLTEWARPLLERRSIGELIDPSLKNCYSEQEVLRMLRCASLCIRRDPQLRPRMSQVLRMLESDIALN
- the LOC115740622 gene encoding probable acyl-[acyl-carrier-protein]--UDP-N-acetylglucosamine O-acyltransferase, mitochondrial, translating into MSPLLRVRRAVSSLHRFSRTVSRVSASEHKFAEPTLETNPCSIHPAAVVHPNAVIGQGVSIGPFCTVGASVKLGNRCRLYPGSHVFGDTVLGEHCALLTGAVVGDDLPGQTVIGCNNTIGYHAVVGVKCQDLKYETGDECFLQIGDNNEIREYASIHRSSKSSDRTVIGDNNLIMGSCHIAHDCKIGNNNIFANNTLLAGHVIIEDYVHTAGAIVIHQFCHVGSFAFIGGGSAISQDVPKYMMVTGERAELRGLNLEGLRRHGFTTREMRSLRTAYQRIFMPSDASSGGFEERLAEVERHEVLAQVSSVRSMVQSIRDCFAENRRGICKFRHWNG